CCGTCCCACGCTCCCCATCGGCGGCCGCGTGAGGATCGCTGGACCCTGGTGAGCCTGGCACAGGCCCCCCTGCCTTCGACCGACGTTGTGGGCGGCGTGTCCCCACGCCGCGATTGGCATGACGGGGCCTGGCCAGAGCGAGGCCAAGGGCACGTCCCGCCCACAGGCACAGCCCAAGGCGGCTGTGCGGCATCGAACCCGCTGCGCAGGGGCAGGGGCACCTGCCGTTCCTGGTCGCACCCGCGGTTGACCCTCCCGGCCGCGGGCGCTATACTGCGCGAGGAAAGGAGAGCGGCCAGTGGCCAAGGAGCCGGACGTACGCGAGGAGTACGCGGCGCTCGTGCGCGCCGCGGCCGCGCGCCTCGAACTGGAACAGGGCTTCGGCATAGACAGCGCCAGGCTGCCCGCCTTTGCGGCCTGTGCGGATGCCTCGGCGCCGCCCGCGGCGGCCTCGGCGGGGACAAGCCCCTCGACCCGAGCGGCCGCAAGGCCGCCGCGCCCTGCCGCGAAACCCGCGCGCCCCGCCGCGGCGCCCGTGGCCTTGCCGCCCCGGCACGTGGCCAGCACGCCGCCGCCCCCCGTGCAGGCCGCGCCCCTTCCGCCCGCCGAGAGCAGGGCGGGCCTCTTCGACGCCAGGAACTACGATTTCCCGATTCCCGAGGGGCTCTCGAAGGGCGAACAACTGGACTTCTTCGCCAAGACCATCGCGAACTGCAAGTTGTGCCGGCTCCACGAGGGCCGCACCCAGGTGGTCTTCGGCGTGGGGAACCCCGATGCCGACCTGATGTTCGTGGGCGAGGCGCCCGGCCACGACGAGGATATCCAGGGCGAGCCGTTCGTGGGGCGCGCCGACCAGCTCCTCACCCGGATCATCGAGGCGATGGGCTTCCGGCGGAGCGACGTCTACATCGGCAACGTCAACAAGTGCCGCCCGCCCAACAACCGCGCGCCATTGCCCGACGAGATGGACGCCTGCCGCCCCTTCCTCCTGCGGCAGATTGATATCATCCAGCCCAAGGTCCTCTGCCTCCTGGGCGCCACGGCGGTGCGCGGCCTGCTCCAGTCGAAGGAGAGCATCACGCGCCTCCGCGGCCAGTTCATCCGCTGGCGCGGCATCCTGGTGATGCCCACGTTCCACCCCGCCTACCTGCTGCGCAACCCCGCCGAGAAGCGCGTCGTGTGGGAAGACGTGCAGAAGGTGCGCGACGTGGTGCTGGGCAAGCTGGTGGTGTGAGGCCGTTACGGCTTGGCGTTGGTGAGCACGAAGATCTTGCGGTGCCCGACGCGCTCGTGCGCGACCTCGCGGAGGCCGAACTTCTCGATCATCCCCTGGAGCTGGACCTCGCGGCCCTCCTTGGCGATCAGCGACAGGGGCCTCCCCGCGCGGAGGGCCTCGCGCAACTGCTGCTCCGCGCTCGGGCCATCCTTCTCATCCCGGATCAGGCGAATCCCGGTGCGCCGGGTGAACAGGTTGTAGACGCCCGAGTAGTCGGACTGGTAGAAGATGATCTCGTAGGGCTCGCGAAGGTAGGGGCCGGCCTCCTCCACGAGGTCGCGGCCCGACTTGAAGCGGTTGAGGATCGGCGTGGCCAGCACGTCCACCACCAGCGACAGCGCGAGCATGGCGGCCACGGCGGCCGCCGCGCGGCGGCCCTCGCCGCGTCCGTCGCGCGGCGTCCGAAGCCCCCAGAAGCACGCGGCGAGGATCAGGCCGCCGCCGAGGCCCGCGCCGAGCCTCACGCCCGGGGTGATGGCCGCCCGCATCTCGGCCTGCACATCCGCGTCCGGAGTCCACCGCACCACCGTGGCGTTCGGCTCCAGGGCCGCCGCCACGAAGAAGATGCCCAGCAGGCCCACGAGCACAAACGTCGCCTTCCACAGACCGCGATGGCCCCCGAGCGCCACCAGCTCGCCCCGGAGCACCGCGACAAGGTACCGGGCACAGAGCAGGCCCACTGCGGGCACGAGGGGCAGCAGGTAGCGCTCGCGCTTGCCCGAGAACAGCGAGAAGAAGACAAGCACGCTGAGGAACCAGGCCACGCCCAGGAGGCCCACGGCGTCGCGCCGCGTGCGGCCCACCCTCATGCCCCAGAGCAGGCCGGGCACGAAGAGCAGGGTCCACGGCAGAAGGAAGACGGGTGCGTAGAGAAAGTAGAAGTAGAAGGGCTGCCAGTGGCTCGCCTCCTCGCCCATTCGTTGGGCCGTCTGCTGGAAGAGGAGGTCCTGCGTATAGGCCGCTCCCGCCTGGAGGCAGGCGGGGACGACCCACGCCGCGACGAGGGCGAGGCAGAGCGCCGCGCCGGCTGCGTGCCACCAGCCGCCCTTGTGCACCTCGCGGCGCCGAGCGTAGCCGTAGGCCAGGGGCACGAGCACGGCCACGGCGAGGCCGGGCGGCCCCTTCGTGAGCACGGCCAGCGCGGCGGCGGCATAGGCCGCGAGCCACCAGCGCCCGCGCCCGGGGCCGCCTTCGAAGGCGCGCACGGCGCACGCGACCGCCGCCGTGGTAAAAAACGTGAGCAGGGGGTCCAGCACGCCGAACTTGCAGATGAAACCGAAGAGCAGCGTCGTGAGCGTGACGAGGCCGGCCAGGAGGCCGGTCTCGGGCGCATGGAGCCGCCGGCCCAGGGCGTAGACGAGCAGGGCGGTGGCCGTGGCGGCGAGCAGCGAGACCATCCGGCCCGAGTTGAGCCCGTAACCCAGGCGCCAGAAGGTTGAGCCGAGCCAGTAGAAGACCGGCGGCTTGTCCGAGTACGGCTCGCCGTTGAGGTGCGGCACCAGGTAGTTGCCCAGCACCACCATCTCGCGGGCCACCTCGGTGGCCCGAGGCTCGTCAGGATTCCACGGGTCGCGGGTCAACAGCGATGGCGCGAACAAGAGCGCGCTGGCGGCCAGCAGGATCGCCACTGCCGGACCCGTTCGCCTCAGGACCACGTGCCTGCACTCCTGACTGCCGCGCCGCGAGCCGCTGCAATCACCATACCTCTAACCATCATACTAACATGCCGCTCTAGCGCAAGACCGGGGAAAGGGTGTGGGCCGGAATTGTAGGTGGCGGCGGGAGCTCCGAAGGAGCGAAATGGGATAGCCCAGGGCAACGCCCTGGGAACAAGACCGCCCCGCGGCAGCCCTGACAGGGCGGAATCGAGAGCTTCTATCTCGCCCCTTCAGGGCTGGACCCGTGGATCCCGCTGAACCCAGGGCGTTGCCCTGGGCTATCCCATGCGAGCCCTTCAGGCTCCAGAGACCATCACCCTGCCTACAATTCCGGCCCAGACCCCCGGGGAAATCGACCCTTGACAGAGCGGACCAGGCAGAGTATAATGAGGCAAGACTCATTAGATGAGCATATCCTCATCTCATGAAGTACGCCTCTGGTGATGAGGTGCCGAACATGGGAGCCGACGATTCGACGCAGGGGCTGAAGCGTAAGGAACGCGAGCGGCTGGCCCATCGCCAGGAGATTCTGGCGGCCGCGGAACGGGTCTTCGCGCGCAACGGTTACCGCGGCGCCACGGTCGAGCAGATTGCCCAGGAGGCCGAATTCGCCGTCGGCACGCTCTACAACTACTTCCCCAAGGGCAAGGAAGAGCTGTATGAGGAGGTGCTGGCCGGGCTGATCGAGGCGTCGCTGGCAACCTTCCGCGACACCGTGCTGAGCCAGGCCGACCCGGTGGCGGCGGTTGAGGCGCTCATCGAGTTTCGCGTGCGGATCCTCGACGAGCACAAGGGCTTTGCGCGCGTGGTGTTCCAGACGCCGCTGGCCGAGCAGAGCGACGCCTCGCTCGCCCTGCCGCAGCGGTGCCTGGCGCTCATCCAGGACGCCAAGGCGGCGTTCACCCGGGTGCTTGAGCGCGGGATCGTCGCCGGCGTGTTCGTGGACGTGGGGGCGGCCAACCTCGAGCTTTGCCTCCAGGGCATCCTGAACGCCTTCATCGCCAGGTGGCTGATTCACGAGACGCAAGAGCCCGTGGCTCAAAGGGTTGCGGCACTGCGGGCGATTGTGCTTCGCCTGCTTCTGGCCCGAGGGACTGATGGAGAACGACCTTGACGGCCATGTCGCGTGTACGCCTGCTGGCCCTGGCCTTGTCGGCCCTAGCCGTTGCGGCAGGCGGGTGCATGAACCTCAAACGCTTCCGGGCCGACGTGGCGGCCAGCCGCGAGGCGGCCCTCCAGGCCTGGCAGCAATCGCTGGCCGGGCACGACGACCCCTCGCGCCCCACGATTCGGGGCGACCTGTCGCTCGAGGCGGCCCAGATTCTCGCGATGGGCAACAGCAAGCAGCTCCTGGCCACGCTCCAGGAGAAGGAGATCGCGGCTGGCGCCCTCACGGAGGCCTGGTCCGCGCTGTACCCCACCGCGGCGCTCACGGGCACTTACACGCGGGTGGACCAGGTGTCGAGCTTCTCAGCCGGGCCGCAGACCATCACGATCGGCAGCCTCGACAACTACTCGTTCGCTCTGGCCCTCCGGCAGCCCGTCTTCCAGGGCGGCGCGATTCGGGCCGGCATCCGAGCCGCCAAGATCGCCACCCTCGTCGCCGACGAGCAGGTCCGCACCATCGTCCAGGCGGTCCTCTTCCAGACGCGCAAGGCCTACTACGACGTGCTGCTGGCCGTCGAACTGGTCAAGGTGAGCGAGCTGGACCTCGATCTCGCAAAGCGGCACCTGGACGACGTTGAGAAGCGCTTCAAGGCCGGCACCGCCAAGGAGTACGACGTGCTGCGCGCGCGGGTGGAGATCAGCAACATCGAGGCCGAGCTGATCGAGCGCCAGAACACCGAACGGCGGGGCCGGGCGCAACTGCTGCGCATCCTGGGGGTGGCGCAAGGCAGCCAGGTGACCCTCACGGGGAAGCTGGTGCACGAGGCGATCAGCCCCGAGCTCGAGGCGGCCGTGGGCAAGGCGTTCCGCCAGCGGCCCGAGCTGTTCCTCGCCGAGTTCGCCGTGCGCCTCCAGCATCAGCTCGTGCGTGTGGCCCGCGCCGGCTGGTTTCCCATGCTGAGCGTGTTCTTCACGGAGACGTACGCCAAGCCCGACCCGCACTCGATGACGAACATCCAGTGGAACGACGCCTGGACGGCCGGGACGAGCCTGGCGTGGACCCTGTTTGATGGCTTCAGGACCTCGGCCCGTGTGCGGCAGGAGCGCGCGCGGCTGCGCCAACGGGAGATCGCCTTGCTGGACGCCGAGGAGCAGGTGCTGCTCGAGGTGCAGGAGGCCCTCCTGAGCGTCGAGGACGCGGAGAAACTGGTCGTGTCGCAGTCGGCCAACATCGAGCGGGCGCGCGAGGGGTTGCGGCTGGCCGAGGTGGGCTACCGCGCGGGCGCGACCACCGAGGTGGAGGTGCTGGACGCGCGCCAGGCGCTCTCGAAGGCTCAGGCCCTCTACTACCAGGCGCTGTACGCTCACATGATGACTCGCCTCATGCTCGAGAAGGCGACCGGCGACCTCGAGTCGCGCGGAAAGGAAGCAGGCAGATGAAATCCGCGATGAAGGCTCTCAAGCTGCTGGCGTGGCTCGCCGTCGTCGGCGGCCTGGGCTACTGGGCCGCGGTGCGCGGCTACGCCCGCTACCAGGAGAAGATGGGGCAGGCGAAGGCGCCCGCCGACAAGGGGCCCTCCGGGCCGGTCCACACGACCGGCGTGAAGGCGCGGGCGCGCGACCTGCGCCGCGTGGCCATGCTCACGGGCACCGTGAAGCCGATGGCGGAGGTGCGCGTGATGTCGAAGGTCAGCGGCCGCCTCGACGCCCTGCGCCTGCCCGACGGCACGCCGATCGAGCTGGGCACCGTGATCGAGAGGAAAGACACCCCCATTGCCGTGATTGACCACGATGCCTACGTGGCGCAGGAGAAGCAGGCCGAGGCGACCGTGAAGGCGCTGGAGGCCGAGCTGGTGCGGGTGAACGCCAAAGCCCGTCCCGAGGAGCTCGCCATTGCGGAGGCCAACGTCAAGGCCGCGCAGGCCGCCCTCGAGAGCGCCCGGGCCGCCGTCGAGGGGGCCCGGGCCGCCGTCGCCCAGGCCCTCGCCATGCTCAGGAACGCCACCAGCGAGGTCGAGCGCATCCGGAGGCTCTTCGAGGAGAAGGTCGCCACGCAGCAGCAGCTCGACTCGGCGGAGGCCCAGTTCGCCGTTGCGCGCGAGCGGCATCAGGCCGAGCAGCAGCAGGTGCGCAGCGCCGAGCAACGGGTGCTGAGCGCCGAACAGCAGCTCCGGGCCGCGCAGGAGCAGCTCGCGCTCACCGAAAAGGGCGCCCGGCAGGAGGACCGCGAGGCCGTGGCGGCCAAGATCGAGCCCGCCAGGGCCGCCCTCGAACTCGCGCGGATCAACGTCAAGGAATCCACCATCCGGGCGCCCATCGCGGGCGTGGTGGCGGCCAAACACCTCGACGAAGGGAACATGGTCTCGCCGGTCACCCCCATCGTGACCCTGATGGATGTGGCCACCGTGAAGGTGGTCGTGGGCGTGGCCGAACGCGACCTGACGTTCGTGCGCGCGGGCGCGACCAAGGCGACCGTGACCGTGGACGCCTACGGCGGCGAGACCTTCGAGGGCACGGTGCAGAAGGTCAGCCCGGTCGTGGACGAGCGCACGCGCACCGTGGAGATCGAAGTCCACATTGCCAACGCCGACCGCCGGCTCAAGCCGGGCATGTTCACCCGCGTCGGGCTGCTCCTCGAGGAGCGCAAGGGGGCGACCACCATTCCCGACTATGCCATGCTGTGGGAGGACGAGAAGCCGTTCGCCGTGGTCGCCGAGGGCGGCAAGGCGCACCGCCGCGCCCTCAAGCTGGGCCTGGCGGAGGGCGCCATGGTGGAGGTGCTTGAAGGCGTGAGGCCCGGCGAAACGGTGCTCACGCGCGGCCACCACGGGCTCGAGGACGGCGCCCCTGTCACCGTGGAGGAGGAGGCGAAGTGAGCCGAAGCGAATCCCGATGGTCGCGCTTTCGCGCGAAAGCGCGACAATCGGCACAGGACGCCACGCCATGAAGCTCCCCGAGTTCTCGGTCCGCAATCCCGTCACCACGATGATGATCTTCTTCGCCATCCTGGTGATCGGCGCGTTCTGCCTCACGCAGCTCCCCATTGACCTCATGCCCGAGATGGAGCTGCCGGCCATCACCGTGCTCACCACGTATCCGGGCGCCGCGGCCGAGGACGTGGAAACCAAGGTCACCAAGCTCCTCGAAGACCGCATCTCGACCACCCCCGAGCTCAAGCACATCGTCTCGACCTCCAAGGAAGAGGTCTCGGTGATCCGCCTCATCTTCGAGTGGGGCACCGACCTCGACTCCCGTGCGAACGAGGTCCGCGACCGCATCGGCTTCGCCAAGATTCTGCTGCCCGACGACGTCGAGGACCCCCTGATCCTGAAGCTGGACATCGCGAACTTCCCGATCATGTTCTTCGGCGTGCTGGCCCGCGAGAGCTACGCGGACCTCTACAAGCTGATCGAGGACGAGATCGTGGACCCCCTGAAGCGCCTGCCCGGCGTCGGCGCCGTGGTCATCCGGGGTTCCACCAACCGCCAGGTGAACATCCAGTTCGACCGCCAACGCCTGGCCAGCTACGGGCTGACGCCGCAGGACGTCGTGCGCGCGGTGAACCTCGAGAACCAGACCATCCCCGGGGGCAACGTGAAGCAGGGCCTCACCGACTACCTGATCCGCGTGCCCGGCGAGTTCAAGGACGTGGAGCCGATGAAGCGCATCGTGCTCAAGGCCACGAACGGCTCCGTGGTGCGCCTGGGCGACGTGGCGACCGTCGAGTGGGGCTTCAAGGAGGAGACCCAGCAGGTGCGCGTCAACGGCCAGCGCGGCCTGCTCTTCATGGTCCAGAAGCAGTCGGGCGCCAACACCGTGAAGGTCGCGCGCTCGGTCAACGCGCGCATCCCCGAGCTCCAGAAGCGCCTGCCCGCCGACGTGAAGATCAGCCTGCTGATGGACTCGTCGGCCGACATCGAGCGGTCCATCACCGACCTGAAGGACGCGCTGCTGATCGGCGGCGGGCTCACGATCGCGGCCGTGCTGGTGTTCCTGCGCAGTGTGAGCGGCACCTTTGTGATCACCCTCAGCATGCCGTTCTCGCTCATCCTCACCTTCATCCTGGCCTTCTTCTTCGGCTACACGATCAACATGATGACGCTCTTCGGCATGATCATCGCCGTGGGCATGGTGGTGGACAACGCGATCGTGATCCTGGAGAACGTCACGCGCCACCGCGAGGAAGGCGAAGAGGCGCGCGAGGCCGCCATCTACGGCGCCTCCGAGGTGGCTATGCCCATCGTGGCCTCCACCATCACCACGCTGTGCATCTTCTTCCCCATCATCTTCGTCAAGGGCGTGACGCGCATCTTCTTCACCGAGTTCGCGGCCATCGTGGCCATCGTGCTGCTGGGCTCGCTGTTCTCGGCGCTCACGCTCACGCCCATGCTGGCCTCGAAGTTCCTGCGCAAGGGCGTGCGCGGCGAGCGGCCCGGCCTGGGGTTCCGGCTGTTCGAGAGCGGCTTCAACATCCTCCAGGCCTGGTACGACACGGCTCTGGCCTGGTCGCTGCGCCACCGCGCCCTCGTCATCCTCGCCGCCGTGGCCATGCTGGCCGGCAGCGTGTTCCTCGTGCCCCTGATCGGCTCGGAGTTCGTGCCCGAGGAGGACCGCGCCCAGCTCCGCGGCATCGTGCACATGCCCGTGGGCACGCGCGTCGAAGAGACCGCTCGCATCATGCGGGCCATGGAACAGATCGTGCTCGAGGAGGTGGCGCCCCAGGAGCGCCAGATGACCTACTGGCGCTGCGGCCAGAGCGAGGAGGGCGTGCAGAGCGTCTTCGGCGAGGAGGGCTCGCACATCGGCGAGTTCGGCGCCAGCCTGGTGCCCATCAATCGGCGGCAACGGTCCGTCAAGGAGATCGCCCAGGCCGTGCGCCGCCGCATCGAGGCCGTCAAGAACACCCTCGGCATCTACAAGTACCGCCTCGACACCGGCGACTGGATGTCGCAGCTCATCATGGGGGGCGGCATGCCGCTGAGCGTCGAGATTCTCGGCGACGACCTGGCGGTCACCGACGCCCTGGCCGCGCAGGTCAAGGCCATCGCGGCCGAGGTGCCGGGGATCGTGGATGTGAGCATCTCGCGCCTGAAGGGCAAGCCCGAGTTCCAGGTGACGGTGGACCGCGACCGGGCGTCGGCCCTGGGCCTCAACGTGTACGACATCGCCGACACGATCCGCGCCTCCTTCTACGGGCGCGTGGCCAGCAAGTACCGCATCGCGGGCGACGAGTACGACATCTTCGTGCGGCTCATGGAGAAGGACCGCGGCACGTTCGAGGACATCGCCCTCACGCCCGTGCGCCTGCCGGGCGGGGGCCTGGTGCAGGTGGGCAACCTGGCCACGGTGCACCTCGAGCGCGGCCCGGTGGAGATCGAGCGCAAGGACCAGAGCCGCCTCGTGACCGTGGGCGGGAACTTCCAGGGCCGCTCGGCCGGCGAGGCCGTGGCCGACCTCGAGAAGAGGCTCGCCTCGCTGAACGTGCCCCAGGGCGTCGAGATCCGGTTCGCCGGCCAGGCGGAGGAGCAGCGCGAGAGCTTCTTCTGGCTCACCCTGGCCCTCGTCATCGGCATCCTGCTCGTCTACATGGTCATGGCCTCGCAGTTCGAGTCGCTGCTCGACCCCTTCGTCATCATGTTCTCGGTGCCGTTCGCCTTCGTCGGGGTGATCTGGGGCATCTTCCTGGCGGGGCACAACCTGAGCATCATCGTCTTCATCGGCCTGCTGCTGCTCGTGGGCGTGGTGGTGAACAACGCGATCGTGCTGGTGGACTATGCGAACCTGCTGCGCGCCCGCGGGCACGAGCTGTTCGACGCGATTCGCCTGGCCGGCCGCACGCGGCTGCGCCCCGTGCTGATGACCGCCGTCACCACCATCGTGGCCCTGATCCCGATGGCGTTCGGGGGAGGGCAGGGCGCCGAGATCTGGAACCCGCTGGGCATGACCGTGTTCGCGGGGCTCACGGTCTCCACCGTGCTCACGCTCATCTTCGTGCCGATCCTCTACACCATCTTCGAGCGCCGCGGCCACGCGCGCCGCGAGGAGGGCGCATGAGAGACGGTTGGATGAATGGATGAGTGGATGATTGGATGGGGGAAGGGCCGCTTCTTCTCCGGCACTCACTCGCCCATCCTTACATCCCCTGACCCTTCAGGAGCCCGCCCGTGAAACTCATCTTCATCGCCTACGACGAGGCGCACGACCGGCAGGTCTTGCAGGTGCTCCACGACGCCGGGGTGGAGAGCTACACGCGGTGGCTCGAGGTGCAGGGCCGCGGCAGGTCGGGCGGGCCGCACCTGGGCACGCCCGTGTGGCCCAAGCGCAACCACGCCCTCGTCGTCGCCGTCGAGGATGAGCAAGCCGCCCGGATTGTGGAGGCGATCCGCTCCCTGCGCCAGACCCTCACCCTGAAGGGCCTCAAGGCCTTCGTGCTGCCCCTGGAAGAGGCCACCTGAGCGGCGCGCGGCCTCAGAGCCCGCGGTCGTGCAGCAGCGCCATGGCCTCGGCTCGGGTGGCGGCGTTCTCGCGGAAGAGCCCGCGCACCACCGAGGTCACGGTGCGCGAGCCGGGCGCGCGCACGCCGCGCATGGTCATGCACAGGTGTTCCGCCTCGATCACCACGAGCACGCCCTTGGGCTTGAGGGCCCGGACGAGCGAGTCGGCCACCTGGGCCGTGAGGCGCTCCTGGAGCTGGAGGCGCCGGGCATGCACCTCCACGATGCGGGCCAGCTTGCTGATGCCGCACAGGCGCTTGCCGTCGGGCAGGTAGGCCACGTGGGCCTTGCCGAAAAACGGCAGCAGGTGGTGCTCGCAGGTGGAGTAGAAGGGGATGTCGCGCACCAGCACGATCTCGTCGTGGTGCTCCGCGTGGAAGTGACGGAAGATCGCCTTGGGGTCGGCCGTGTAGCCTGCGAAGACCTCCGCGCACATGGCCGCCACGCGCTCGGGCGTGCGGCGCAGGCCGGGGCGGTCGGGGTCGTCGCCGATGCCCTCGAGGTACAGGCGAATCGCTTGCTTGATCTTCTCGCTGTCCATACCGGTCCTCGACTGCTGGGAGGCGGTGATTCGCGACGCGTAAGGCGTGAGGCGTGACGGCAGAAGACGGGCCGCGGGTTCCTCCTGGTCACGCGCCGGGGTTGGTCCTCGCCTCGAGTATCAGGTCCTTCATTTCCCGCACGGCTTCTCGCATGCCGAGGAACAGGGCGCGGCCGACGATGCTGTGGCCGATGTAGAGGCCGGTGATCTGCGGGATCCGCGCGACGGGCTGGACATTGCGGACGTTGAGGCCGTGGCCCGCGTGGACGCCGAGGCCGAGCGCCGCGGCGGCGGCGGCGCCCTCGGCGAGGCGCCGGAGCTGGGGGGCGCGCTCCGCGGCGGTGCGGCCGTGGGCGTACTCGCCCGTGTGCAGCTCGACGAAGTCGGCCTCCAGGCGCTTCGCGAGCCGGATCTGCGCCGCGTCGGGATCAATGAAGAAGCTGACCCGGATGCCCGCCTTGCGGAAGCGCGCGACCGCGCGGCGAAGGGCCGCCTGGCGGCGGCGCAGGTCGAGCCCGCCCTCGGTGGTGATCTCCTCGCGGCGCTCGGGCACGAGCGTCACGAGGTCGGGCCTCACCTCCAGGGCGAGGCGGACGATCGGCTCGG
The Planctomycetota bacterium DNA segment above includes these coding regions:
- a CDS encoding uracil-DNA glycosylase; amino-acid sequence: MAKEPDVREEYAALVRAAAARLELEQGFGIDSARLPAFAACADASAPPAAASAGTSPSTRAAARPPRPAAKPARPAAAPVALPPRHVASTPPPPVQAAPLPPAESRAGLFDARNYDFPIPEGLSKGEQLDFFAKTIANCKLCRLHEGRTQVVFGVGNPDADLMFVGEAPGHDEDIQGEPFVGRADQLLTRIIEAMGFRRSDVYIGNVNKCRPPNNRAPLPDEMDACRPFLLRQIDIIQPKVLCLLGATAVRGLLQSKESITRLRGQFIRWRGILVMPTFHPAYLLRNPAEKRVVWEDVQKVRDVVLGKLVV
- a CDS encoding glycosyltransferase family 39 protein, translated to MVLRRTGPAVAILLAASALLFAPSLLTRDPWNPDEPRATEVAREMVVLGNYLVPHLNGEPYSDKPPVFYWLGSTFWRLGYGLNSGRMVSLLAATATALLVYALGRRLHAPETGLLAGLVTLTTLLFGFICKFGVLDPLLTFFTTAAVACAVRAFEGGPGRGRWWLAAYAAAALAVLTKGPPGLAVAVLVPLAYGYARRREVHKGGWWHAAGAALCLALVAAWVVPACLQAGAAYTQDLLFQQTAQRMGEEASHWQPFYFYFLYAPVFLLPWTLLFVPGLLWGMRVGRTRRDAVGLLGVAWFLSVLVFFSLFSGKRERYLLPLVPAVGLLCARYLVAVLRGELVALGGHRGLWKATFVLVGLLGIFFVAAALEPNATVVRWTPDADVQAEMRAAITPGVRLGAGLGGGLILAACFWGLRTPRDGRGEGRRAAAAVAAMLALSLVVDVLATPILNRFKSGRDLVEEAGPYLREPYEIIFYQSDYSGVYNLFTRRTGIRLIRDEKDGPSAEQQLREALRAGRPLSLIAKEGREVQLQGMIEKFGLREVAHERVGHRKIFVLTNAKP
- a CDS encoding helix-turn-helix domain-containing protein; translated protein: MGADDSTQGLKRKERERLAHRQEILAAAERVFARNGYRGATVEQIAQEAEFAVGTLYNYFPKGKEELYEEVLAGLIEASLATFRDTVLSQADPVAAVEALIEFRVRILDEHKGFARVVFQTPLAEQSDASLALPQRCLALIQDAKAAFTRVLERGIVAGVFVDVGAANLELCLQGILNAFIARWLIHETQEPVAQRVAALRAIVLRLLLARGTDGERP
- a CDS encoding TolC family protein — its product is MNLKRFRADVAASREAALQAWQQSLAGHDDPSRPTIRGDLSLEAAQILAMGNSKQLLATLQEKEIAAGALTEAWSALYPTAALTGTYTRVDQVSSFSAGPQTITIGSLDNYSFALALRQPVFQGGAIRAGIRAAKIATLVADEQVRTIVQAVLFQTRKAYYDVLLAVELVKVSELDLDLAKRHLDDVEKRFKAGTAKEYDVLRARVEISNIEAELIERQNTERRGRAQLLRILGVAQGSQVTLTGKLVHEAISPELEAAVGKAFRQRPELFLAEFAVRLQHQLVRVARAGWFPMLSVFFTETYAKPDPHSMTNIQWNDAWTAGTSLAWTLFDGFRTSARVRQERARLRQREIALLDAEEQVLLEVQEALLSVEDAEKLVVSQSANIERAREGLRLAEVGYRAGATTEVEVLDARQALSKAQALYYQALYAHMMTRLMLEKATGDLESRGKEAGR
- a CDS encoding efflux RND transporter periplasmic adaptor subunit yields the protein MKSAMKALKLLAWLAVVGGLGYWAAVRGYARYQEKMGQAKAPADKGPSGPVHTTGVKARARDLRRVAMLTGTVKPMAEVRVMSKVSGRLDALRLPDGTPIELGTVIERKDTPIAVIDHDAYVAQEKQAEATVKALEAELVRVNAKARPEELAIAEANVKAAQAALESARAAVEGARAAVAQALAMLRNATSEVERIRRLFEEKVATQQQLDSAEAQFAVARERHQAEQQQVRSAEQRVLSAEQQLRAAQEQLALTEKGARQEDREAVAAKIEPARAALELARINVKESTIRAPIAGVVAAKHLDEGNMVSPVTPIVTLMDVATVKVVVGVAERDLTFVRAGATKATVTVDAYGGETFEGTVQKVSPVVDERTRTVEIEVHIANADRRLKPGMFTRVGLLLEERKGATTIPDYAMLWEDEKPFAVVAEGGKAHRRALKLGLAEGAMVEVLEGVRPGETVLTRGHHGLEDGAPVTVEEEAK
- a CDS encoding efflux RND transporter permease subunit, giving the protein MKLPEFSVRNPVTTMMIFFAILVIGAFCLTQLPIDLMPEMELPAITVLTTYPGAAAEDVETKVTKLLEDRISTTPELKHIVSTSKEEVSVIRLIFEWGTDLDSRANEVRDRIGFAKILLPDDVEDPLILKLDIANFPIMFFGVLARESYADLYKLIEDEIVDPLKRLPGVGAVVIRGSTNRQVNIQFDRQRLASYGLTPQDVVRAVNLENQTIPGGNVKQGLTDYLIRVPGEFKDVEPMKRIVLKATNGSVVRLGDVATVEWGFKEETQQVRVNGQRGLLFMVQKQSGANTVKVARSVNARIPELQKRLPADVKISLLMDSSADIERSITDLKDALLIGGGLTIAAVLVFLRSVSGTFVITLSMPFSLILTFILAFFFGYTINMMTLFGMIIAVGMVVDNAIVILENVTRHREEGEEAREAAIYGASEVAMPIVASTITTLCIFFPIIFVKGVTRIFFTEFAAIVAIVLLGSLFSALTLTPMLASKFLRKGVRGERPGLGFRLFESGFNILQAWYDTALAWSLRHRALVILAAVAMLAGSVFLVPLIGSEFVPEEDRAQLRGIVHMPVGTRVEETARIMRAMEQIVLEEVAPQERQMTYWRCGQSEEGVQSVFGEEGSHIGEFGASLVPINRRQRSVKEIAQAVRRRIEAVKNTLGIYKYRLDTGDWMSQLIMGGGMPLSVEILGDDLAVTDALAAQVKAIAAEVPGIVDVSISRLKGKPEFQVTVDRDRASALGLNVYDIADTIRASFYGRVASKYRIAGDEYDIFVRLMEKDRGTFEDIALTPVRLPGGGLVQVGNLATVHLERGPVEIERKDQSRLVTVGGNFQGRSAGEAVADLEKRLASLNVPQGVEIRFAGQAEEQRESFFWLTLALVIGILLVYMVMASQFESLLDPFVIMFSVPFAFVGVIWGIFLAGHNLSIIVFIGLLLLVGVVVNNAIVLVDYANLLRARGHELFDAIRLAGRTRLRPVLMTAVTTIVALIPMAFGGGQGAEIWNPLGMTVFAGLTVSTVLTLIFVPILYTIFERRGHARREEGA
- a CDS encoding P-II family nitrogen regulator is translated as MKLIFIAYDEAHDRQVLQVLHDAGVESYTRWLEVQGRGRSGGPHLGTPVWPKRNHALVVAVEDEQAARIVEAIRSLRQTLTLKGLKAFVLPLEEAT
- the folE gene encoding GTP cyclohydrolase I FolE produces the protein MDSEKIKQAIRLYLEGIGDDPDRPGLRRTPERVAAMCAEVFAGYTADPKAIFRHFHAEHHDEIVLVRDIPFYSTCEHHLLPFFGKAHVAYLPDGKRLCGISKLARIVEVHARRLQLQERLTAQVADSLVRALKPKGVLVVIEAEHLCMTMRGVRAPGSRTVTSVVRGLFRENAATRAEAMALLHDRGL
- a CDS encoding pyridoxine 5'-phosphate synthase — translated: MIELSVNIDHVATVRQARRIAEPDPVAAAVLAELGGADGITVHLREDRRHAQDRDVRLLRETVRGEFNLEMACTEPIVRLALEVRPDLVTLVPERREEITTEGGLDLRRRQAALRRAVARFRKAGIRVSFFIDPDAAQIRLAKRLEADFVELHTGEYAHGRTAAERAPQLRRLAEGAAAAAALGLGVHAGHGLNVRNVQPVARIPQITGLYIGHSIVGRALFLGMREAVREMKDLILEARTNPGA